A genomic region of Arachis hypogaea cultivar Tifrunner chromosome 5, arahy.Tifrunner.gnm2.J5K5, whole genome shotgun sequence contains the following coding sequences:
- the LOC112802324 gene encoding uncharacterized protein, with amino-acid sequence MLSMRRPPSIIQFTKILGSLAKTNHFPTAISLFQQLQARGIAPNLFTLNILINCCCGMGRMTLAFSVLAKIFRMGFQPDTVTLNTVIKGLFLCGKVEKALHFHHTMLAQGFHFDQVSYGTLINGLCRTGHTSAAIQVLRNIPRHGIVPNVIMYNAIIDSFCKVTFLSEAFHLYSEMLAKGIYPNVITYSTLIYGLCLGGQLKEAIDLLNHMMLKNITPDACTYSTLIDGLCKEGRVKDAKSVFVIMMKKGVKPEVFIYNSLMDGYCLVNEVNKAKYVFNTMAQSSVSPNICSYNIMINGLCKSKMVDDALNLFEEMHCRNLVPDMVTYNTLIDGLGKSRRILCAVELLKKMHDRGQPADIVTYSSLLDALFNIKQHDKALILFKEMKESGIDPDICTYNILIDGLCKSGRIKKAEEIFEDLSIKGYRPNVQTYTIMINGLCKEGLFHEALALMTKMEDSGCLPDAVTYETIIRALFENGENDKAEKLLREMISRGLLQR; translated from the coding sequence ATGCTCTCTATGCGTCGCCCTCCATCCATCATCCAATTCACCAAGATTTTGGGATCTCTTGCCAAGACCAACCATTTCCCCACCGCCATTTCCCTTTTTCAGCAATTGCAAGCCAGGGGAATTgctcccaacttatttactttgaATATCTTAATCAATTGTTGCTGTGGCATGGGTCGTATGACGCTTGCTTTCTCTGTATTGGCCAAGATTTTCAGGATGGGTTTTCAACCAGATACAGTGACATTAAATACAGTCATTAAAGGTCTCTTTCTCTGTGGTAAGGTTGAAAAAGCACTGCACTTTCACCACACAATGCTGGCTCAGGGATTTCACTTCGACCAAGTCAGTTATGGGACGTTGATCAATGGGCTCTGTAGGACCGGACACACATCAGCTGCTATTCAAGTGTTGAGAAACATCCCACGACATGGAATTGTTCCTAATGTCATCATGTACAACGCAATTATTGATAGCTTCTGCAAGGTTACCTTTCTAAGTGAAGCTTTTCATTTATATTCTGAAATGCTTGCTAAGGGAATTTATCCTAATGTTATCACGTACAGCACTCTAATTTATGGATTGTGCCTTGGGGGTCAACTAAAAGAAGCCATTGATTTACTGAATCATATGATGCTGAAAAACATTACTCCCGATGCTTGTACCTATAGTACTTTGATTGATGGGCTATGTAAAGAAGGAAGGGTCAAAGATGCTAAGAGTGTGTTTGTTATCATGATGAAAAAAGGTGTGAAACCAGAAGTGTTTATTTATAATAGCTTAATGGATGGATATTGTTTGGTTAATGAGGTAAACAAGGCAAAATATGTATTCAACACAATGGCCCAAAGTAGTGTGTCGCCTAATATTTGTAGTTACAATATCATGATTAATGGTTTGTGCAAAAGTAAAATGGTCGATGATGCCTTGAATCTCTTTGAAGAGATGCATTGCAGGAACTTGGTTCCGGACATGGTTACTTACAATACTCTAATTGATGGCTTGGGAAAATCAAGGAGAATCCTTTGTGCTGTGGAGCTTCTTAAAAAGATGCATGATAGAGGTCAACCTGCTGATATAGTCACTTACAGTTCCTTGCTGGATGCTTTGTTCAATATCAAACAACATGACAAGGCACTTATATTATTCAAGGAAATGAAAGAGAGTGGCATTGATCCAGATATATGTACATACAACATACTTATAGATGGCctgtgcaaaagtggaagaattaAAAAGGCAGAAGAGATATTTGAAGATCTTTCGATTAAAGGCTATCGTCCAAATGTGCAGACATACACCATTATGATCAATGGGCTTTGCAAAGAGGGTCTGTTTCACGAAGCATTGGCACTCATGACAAAAATGGAAGACAGTGGTTGCTTACCAGATGCTGTGACTTATGAAACAATCATTCGTGCTCTATTTGAAAACGGTGAAAATGATAAAGCTGAGAAACTTCTTCGTGAAATGATATCTAGAGGCCTATTGCAACGATAA
- the LOC112802321 gene encoding uncharacterized protein, which translates to MLSMRHPPSIIQFTKILGSLAKTNHFPTAISLFQQLQARGIAPNLFTLNILINCCCGMSRMTLAFSAFAKIFRMGFQPDAVTLTTILKGLCLCGNVEKALHFHATVLAYGFHFDQVTYGTLINGLCKTGYTSAAIQVLRKIPRHGIVPNVVMYSAIIDSLCKVALVSDAFHLYSEMLAKGISPNVITYNTLIYGLCLAGQLKEAVLLLNDMILININPDVYTYSTLIDGLCKEGKIKDAKNVLGLMTKHGVKPNVVTYNSLMDGHCLVNEINKAKFVFNTMAQSRVSLNVRSYSIMINGLCKSKMVDEALNLFEEMRRKYLVPNTVTYNTLIDGLSKSKRISCALELLVEMHERGQPINVVTYNSLLDGMFNIKQVDKAFMLFEQMKESGIDPDIYTYSILIDGLCKSGRLQNAKEIFQDLFIKGYRPNVRTYTIMINGLCKEGLLHEALALMTKMEDNGCLPDAVTYETIIRALFENGENDKAEKFLREMISRGLLQG; encoded by the coding sequence ATGCTCTCTATGCGTCACCCTCCGTCCATCATCCAATTCACCAAGATTTTGGGATCTCTTGCCAAGACCAACCATTTCCCCACAGCCATTTCCCTTTTTCAGCAATTGCAAGCTAGGGGAATCgctcccaacttatttactttgaACATCTTAATCAATTGTTGTTGCGGCATGAGTCGTATGACGCTTGCTTTCTCTGCTTTCGCCAAGATTTTCAGGATGGGTTTTCAGCCTGATGCCGTAACCTTGACAACAATCCTGAAAGGCCTCTGTCTCTGTGGTAATGTTGAAAAAGCACTGCACTTTCATGCCACAGTGCTGGCTTATGGATTTCACTTCGACCAAGTCACTTATGGGACATTGATCAATGGGCTCTGTAAGACCGGATACACATCAGCTGCTATTCAAGTGTTGAGAAAGATCCCACGGCATGGAATTGTTCCTAATGTCGTCATGTACAGCGCAATTATTGATAGCCTCTGCAAGGTTGCGCTTGTAAGTGATGCTTTTCATTTATATTCTGAAATGCTTGCTAAGGGAATTTCTCCCAATGTTATCACTTACAACACTCTAATTTATGGATTGTGCCTTGCGGGTCAACTCAAGGAAGCCGTTCTTTTGCTAAATGATATGATTCTCATAAACATTAATCCAGATGTTTATACCTATAGTACTTTGATTGATGGACTATGCAAGGAAGGAAAGATCAAAGATGCTAAGAATGTGTTGGGCTTGATGACAAAACATGGTGTGAAACCAAATGTGGTCACTTATAACAGCTTAATGGATGGGCATTGTCTGGTTAATGAGATAAATAAGGCAAAATTTGTATTCAACACTATGGCTCAAAGCAGAGTGTCACTTAATGTTCGAAGTTACAGTATCATGATTAATGGCTTGTGCAAAAGTAAAATGGTCGATGAAGCCTTGAATCTCTTTGAAGAAATGCGTCGTAAGTACTTGGTTCCAAACACGGTAACTTACAACACTCTTATTGATGGCttgagcaaatcaaagagaatctCTTGTGCTTTGGAGCTTCTTGTCGAGATGCATGAAAGAGGTCAACCCATTAATGTAGTCACTTACAATTCCTTGTTGGATGGGAtgttcaatatcaaacaagttgaCAAGGCATTTATGTTATTCGAGCAAATGAAAGAGAGTGGTATTGATCcagatatatatacatacagcATACTTATAGATGGCCTGTGCAAAAGTGGAAGACTTCAAAATGCAAAAGAgatttttcaagatcttttcatTAAAGGCTATCGTCCAAATGTGCGGACATACACCATTATGATCAATGGGCTTTGCAAAGAGGGTCTGCTTCACGAAGCATTGGCACTCATGACAAAAATGGAAGACAATGGTTGCTTACCAGATGCTGTGACTTATGAAACAATCATTCGTGCTCTATTTGAAAACGGTGAAAATGATAAAGCAGAGAAATTTCTTCGTGAAATGATATCTAGAGGCCTGTTGCAAGGATAA
- the LOC112802316 gene encoding uncharacterized protein isoform X2, whose amino-acid sequence MLSSFSSSQIKLRYALQIPNPSPYCVPHSALRLCFPSTSSLHSHSQPQSLDEAVDSFTRMLSMRRIPPIIQFNKILGSLSKTKHFHAAFSLFQQLQARGIAPDLFTLSIIINCCCGMGRMTLAFSVLAKIFRMDYQPNTVTLTTILKGLCLCGNVEKAVRFHDRVLAHGFHFNQVTYGILINGLCKTGHTSAAIQVLRKIPRYGIVPDVFMYSAIIDSLCKDTLVSQAFHLFSEMLSKGISPDVTTYSPLIFGLCLVGQYKEAVDLLSHMMLKNITPNVYTYSTLIDGLCKEGKIKDAKNVLAVMTKHGVKPNVVTYNSLMDGYCLVNQVNKAKYVFDTMAESRAFPNVRSYNIMINGFCKSKMIDDALNLFEEMRRKNLVPDTVTYSTLIDGLGKSRRISCALELLEKMQDRGQPADIVTYSSLLDALFNIKQHDKALMLFNQIKECGIDPDIYTYTILIDGLCKSGRLQNAKEIFQDLSIKGYRPDVRTYTIMINGLCKEGLLDEALALMSEMEDRGCSPNAVTYETIIRALLEKGENDQALKHLREMISRGLWKSP is encoded by the exons ATGTTGTCATCGTTCTCATCCTCACAAATCAAACTAAGGTATGCTCTTCAAATCCCAAATCCCTCTCCTTATTGTGTTCCCCACTCTGCTCTCCGTCTTTGCTTCCCTTCAACTTCATCCCTACACTCTCACTCTCAGCCCCAATCACTTGATGAAGCTGTTGATTCCTTCACTCGCATGCTCTCTATGCGTCGTATTCCTCCCATCATCCAGTTTAACAAGATTTTGGGATCCCTTTCCAAGACGAAGCATTTCCACGCCGCCTTTTCCCTTTTTCAGCAATTGCAAGCCAGGGGAATCGCTCCCGACTTATTTACTTTGAGCATCATAATTAATTGTTGTTGCGGCATGGGTCGTATGACGCTTGCTTTCTCTGTATTGGCCAAGATTTTCAGAATGGATTACCAACCTAATACGGTAACATTAACAACAATCCTGAAAGGTCTCTGTCTCTGTGGTAATGTTGAAAAAGCAGTGCGCTTTCATGACAGAGTGCTGGCTCATGGATTTCACTTTAATCAAGTCACTTATGGGATCTTGATTAATGGTCTCTGTAAGACCGGACACACATCTGCTGCAATTCAAGTGTTGAGAAAGATCCCACGCTATGGCATTGTTCCTGATGTCTTCATGTACAGCGCAATTATTGATAGCCTCTGCAAGGATACACTTGTAAGTCAGGCTTTTCATTTATTCTCTGAAATGCTTTCTAAGGGAATTTCTCCCGATGTTACCACATACAGTCCTCTCATTTTTGGATTGTGTCTTGTGGGTCAATATAAGGAAGCCGTTGATTTACTAAGTCATATGATGCTTAAAAACATTACTCCTAATGTTTATACCTATAGTACTTTGATCGATGGACTATGCAAGGAAGGAAAGATCAAAGATGCTAAGAATGTGTTGGCTGTGATGACAAAACATGGTGTGAAACCAAATGTGGTTACTTATAACAGCTTAATGGACGGATATTGTTTGGTTAATCAGGTAAATAAGGCAAAATACGTATTCGACACAATGGCTGAGAGTAGAGCGTTTCCTAATGTTCGGAGTTACAATATCATGATTAATGGCTTTTGTAAGAGTAAAATGATCGATGATGCCTTGAATCTCTTCGAAGAGATGCGTCGCAAGAACTTGGTTCCTGACACGGTAACTTACAGTACTCTAATTGATGGCTTGGGAAAATCAAGGAGAATATCTTGTGCCTTGGAGCTTCTTGAAAAGATGCAGGATAGAGGTCAACCTGCTGATATAGTCACTTACAGTTCTTTACTGGATGCTTTGTTCAATATCAAACAACATGACAAGGCACTTATgttattcaatcaaataaaagaGTGTGGCATTGATCcagatatatatacatacaccATACTTATAGATGGCCTGTGCAAAAGTGGAAGACTTCAAAATGCAAAAGAGATTTTTCAAGATCTTTCCATTAAGGGTTATCGTCCGGATGTGAGGACATACACTATTATGATAAACGGGCTCTGCAAAGAGGGCCTACTTGATGAAGCATTGGCCTTAATGTCTGAAATGGAAGACCGTGGTTGCTCTCCGAATGCTGTAACTTATGAAACAATTATTCGTGCTCTGTTGGAAAAAGGTGAAAATGATCAAGCGCTGAAACATCTTCGTGAAATGATCTCTAGAGGCTTATGGAAAAG TCCCTAA
- the LOC112802316 gene encoding uncharacterized protein isoform X1 encodes MLSSFSSSQIKLRYALQIPNPSPYCVPHSALRLCFPSTSSLHSHSQPQSLDEAVDSFTRMLSMRRIPPIIQFNKILGSLSKTKHFHAAFSLFQQLQARGIAPDLFTLSIIINCCCGMGRMTLAFSVLAKIFRMDYQPNTVTLTTILKGLCLCGNVEKAVRFHDRVLAHGFHFNQVTYGILINGLCKTGHTSAAIQVLRKIPRYGIVPDVFMYSAIIDSLCKDTLVSQAFHLFSEMLSKGISPDVTTYSPLIFGLCLVGQYKEAVDLLSHMMLKNITPNVYTYSTLIDGLCKEGKIKDAKNVLAVMTKHGVKPNVVTYNSLMDGYCLVNQVNKAKYVFDTMAESRAFPNVRSYNIMINGFCKSKMIDDALNLFEEMRRKNLVPDTVTYSTLIDGLGKSRRISCALELLEKMQDRGQPADIVTYSSLLDALFNIKQHDKALMLFNQIKECGIDPDIYTYTILIDGLCKSGRLQNAKEIFQDLSIKGYRPDVRTYTIMINGLCKEGLLDEALALMSEMEDRGCSPNAVTYETIIRALLEKGENDQALKHLREMISRGLWKRQEEK; translated from the coding sequence ATGTTGTCATCGTTCTCATCCTCACAAATCAAACTAAGGTATGCTCTTCAAATCCCAAATCCCTCTCCTTATTGTGTTCCCCACTCTGCTCTCCGTCTTTGCTTCCCTTCAACTTCATCCCTACACTCTCACTCTCAGCCCCAATCACTTGATGAAGCTGTTGATTCCTTCACTCGCATGCTCTCTATGCGTCGTATTCCTCCCATCATCCAGTTTAACAAGATTTTGGGATCCCTTTCCAAGACGAAGCATTTCCACGCCGCCTTTTCCCTTTTTCAGCAATTGCAAGCCAGGGGAATCGCTCCCGACTTATTTACTTTGAGCATCATAATTAATTGTTGTTGCGGCATGGGTCGTATGACGCTTGCTTTCTCTGTATTGGCCAAGATTTTCAGAATGGATTACCAACCTAATACGGTAACATTAACAACAATCCTGAAAGGTCTCTGTCTCTGTGGTAATGTTGAAAAAGCAGTGCGCTTTCATGACAGAGTGCTGGCTCATGGATTTCACTTTAATCAAGTCACTTATGGGATCTTGATTAATGGTCTCTGTAAGACCGGACACACATCTGCTGCAATTCAAGTGTTGAGAAAGATCCCACGCTATGGCATTGTTCCTGATGTCTTCATGTACAGCGCAATTATTGATAGCCTCTGCAAGGATACACTTGTAAGTCAGGCTTTTCATTTATTCTCTGAAATGCTTTCTAAGGGAATTTCTCCCGATGTTACCACATACAGTCCTCTCATTTTTGGATTGTGTCTTGTGGGTCAATATAAGGAAGCCGTTGATTTACTAAGTCATATGATGCTTAAAAACATTACTCCTAATGTTTATACCTATAGTACTTTGATCGATGGACTATGCAAGGAAGGAAAGATCAAAGATGCTAAGAATGTGTTGGCTGTGATGACAAAACATGGTGTGAAACCAAATGTGGTTACTTATAACAGCTTAATGGACGGATATTGTTTGGTTAATCAGGTAAATAAGGCAAAATACGTATTCGACACAATGGCTGAGAGTAGAGCGTTTCCTAATGTTCGGAGTTACAATATCATGATTAATGGCTTTTGTAAGAGTAAAATGATCGATGATGCCTTGAATCTCTTCGAAGAGATGCGTCGCAAGAACTTGGTTCCTGACACGGTAACTTACAGTACTCTAATTGATGGCTTGGGAAAATCAAGGAGAATATCTTGTGCCTTGGAGCTTCTTGAAAAGATGCAGGATAGAGGTCAACCTGCTGATATAGTCACTTACAGTTCTTTACTGGATGCTTTGTTCAATATCAAACAACATGACAAGGCACTTATgttattcaatcaaataaaagaGTGTGGCATTGATCcagatatatatacatacaccATACTTATAGATGGCCTGTGCAAAAGTGGAAGACTTCAAAATGCAAAAGAGATTTTTCAAGATCTTTCCATTAAGGGTTATCGTCCGGATGTGAGGACATACACTATTATGATAAACGGGCTCTGCAAAGAGGGCCTACTTGATGAAGCATTGGCCTTAATGTCTGAAATGGAAGACCGTGGTTGCTCTCCGAATGCTGTAACTTATGAAACAATTATTCGTGCTCTGTTGGAAAAAGGTGAAAATGATCAAGCGCTGAAACATCTTCGTGAAATGATCTCTAGAGGCTTATGGAAAAGGCAAGAGGAGAAATAA